Proteins from one Clostridia bacterium genomic window:
- a CDS encoding flagellar hook capping FlgD N-terminal domain-containing protein, with translation MAVSGIGGQYTTYNPDAPKEFSSNLDKDAFLKLLVTQLKYQNPLEPTQDSEFIGQMAQFSALEQSQNSNMSIKMNSANNMVNKLVKADYKAADSTETKEYIGLVEKVMIKDNNVYLTLDVKGVKYDVKYDDVKEVTELENSVEQIYLMNQSTRSNTAFNLIGKNVKGTYEEVTTVDGVKRSKTVDIEGTVEKIRKDGPAIYLTVNGKEMFLEDVKEVK, from the coding sequence ATGGCAGTAAGCGGAATTGGTGGACAATATACTACATACAATCCAGACGCACCCAAGGAGTTCAGCAGCAATCTTGATAAAGACGCATTCCTGAAATTACTTGTAACACAACTAAAATATCAGAATCCACTCGAACCGACTCAAGACAGCGAGTTCATTGGACAGATGGCACAATTCAGCGCACTTGAGCAGTCGCAGAATAGCAATATGTCAATAAAGATGAATTCAGCAAATAATATGGTAAACAAGCTGGTAAAGGCGGATTACAAAGCAGCTGATTCCACAGAAACAAAAGAGTACATCGGCCTGGTGGAGAAGGTAATGATAAAAGACAACAATGTATATCTGACATTAGACGTTAAAGGTGTAAAATACGATGTCAAGTATGATGATGTCAAAGAAGTGACAGAGCTTGAAAACTCAGTAGAGCAGATATACCTTATGAACCAGAGTACGAGGAGTAATACAGCCTTCAATTTGATAGGGAAAAATGTCAAGGGTACCTACGAAGAGGTTACAACAGTTGATGGAGTCAAGAGAAGCAAAACAGTAGATATTGAAGGAACAGTTGAAAAGATCAGGAAGGATGGCCCGGCCATATATCTGACGGTTAATGGAAAAGAAATGTTCTTAGAAGATGTGAAAGAGGTAAAATAG
- a CDS encoding TIGR02530 family flagellar biosynthesis protein yields MSVIYNNKPILPIGRPMPSAKPAEDKNTSKGSSFDAVFQEELSKQSEVKFSKHALERLQSRNIKLSKEDLNKIDNAVNKAAEKGVKETLIIMGNSAFIANVKNKTIITAATEDNLKNNVFTNIDGAVII; encoded by the coding sequence ATGAGCGTCATATACAATAACAAGCCCATATTGCCGATAGGCAGGCCAATGCCATCAGCCAAACCGGCAGAGGATAAAAACACAAGCAAAGGTAGTAGCTTTGACGCTGTATTCCAGGAAGAGCTTTCAAAACAGTCTGAAGTAAAGTTCTCAAAGCACGCTTTGGAAAGGCTGCAATCAAGAAATATTAAGCTCTCAAAGGAAGATTTGAATAAAATAGACAATGCGGTCAATAAAGCAGCAGAGAAGGGTGTAAAGGAAACGCTGATAATTATGGGAAACTCAGCTTTCATAGCAAATGTTAAGAACAAAACAATAATCACAGCTGCGACAGAAGACAACTTGAAGAATAATGTATTCACTAACATTGATGGCGCAGTAATAATATAA
- a CDS encoding FliH/SctL family protein, which yields MSKIYKSNHISMGTPKSIINIFKSEARQNPEAEVIIEETAKDDDFAEAANSIIEDAKQMYLKIIEEANTEAKSMVAAADMEAQNLKSVAIESGYKEGYDSGYVEGRREAQSIVDEAAELREFLDIRKEKFYQEAEEQVVQLVLELARKVIGDELTQNNETILSLVNQALQKCAFRKKLVLKISPQDSNFILENKDRICMMVEGISDIDIVSDLSLTQGSCIIETPSGEINSSIDVQIKEIEKIFAYLLRNE from the coding sequence TTGTCTAAGATCTACAAATCAAATCATATTTCTATGGGTACTCCAAAGTCTATAATTAACATTTTTAAGAGTGAAGCGAGGCAAAATCCAGAAGCAGAGGTAATAATAGAAGAGACAGCAAAGGATGATGATTTCGCAGAAGCTGCCAATTCTATTATTGAAGATGCCAAGCAGATGTACCTGAAGATAATCGAGGAAGCAAATACCGAAGCAAAATCAATGGTAGCAGCTGCTGATATGGAGGCTCAGAATTTGAAATCTGTTGCTATTGAGAGTGGGTATAAGGAAGGTTATGATTCAGGTTATGTTGAAGGTAGAAGGGAAGCGCAATCAATAGTTGATGAAGCTGCAGAGCTTCGTGAATTTCTTGACATCAGAAAGGAAAAATTCTATCAGGAAGCTGAAGAACAGGTAGTGCAGCTTGTTTTGGAATTGGCAAGAAAAGTAATTGGTGATGAATTAACACAGAATAACGAAACAATTCTATCCTTGGTAAACCAGGCGCTTCAAAAATGCGCCTTCAGGAAAAAGCTTGTCTTAAAGATTTCACCTCAGGATTCAAATTTCATTTTAGAGAATAAAGATAGGATATGCATGATGGTTGAAGGCATATCCGATATTGATATAGTGTCAGATTTATCTCTTACCCAAGGCAGCTGTATTATTGAAACCCCTTCCGGCGAGATTAATTCAAGCATAGATGTTCAGATTAAGGAAATCGAGAAAATATTCGCCTATCTGTTAAGAAATGAGTAA
- the fliI gene encoding flagellar protein export ATPase FliI: MEDINLNKYRDALSSSDLIKYTGRVSQVVGLTIESHGPAVNLGELCNIYPLKGDLPIKAEVVGFKESIVCLMPLGSMNGVGPGSKVEATGKNLSVGVSEDMLGRVFDGLGDVIDGKGCVNSCALYSVENDPPNALTRKKISEILPVGVKAIDGLLTIGKGQRIGIFSGSGVGKSTLMGMIARNTKADVNVIGLIGERGREVREFIENDLQEEGLARSVVIVATSDQPALVRLKAAQLATSIAEFFRDQGKDVMLLMDSLTRFAMAQREVGLALGEPPVTRGYTPSVFAVMPRLLERSGTSDKGSITGMYTVLVDGDDMNEPITDTVRGILDGHIVLSRNLANRNHYPAIEVLSSVSRVMPNIINGEHKGYANEIKNLLSVYKDAEDLINIGAYVKGSNKGIDRAIDKIDLINSFLGQDVKEKVELEEVLNTMKNIVS; this comes from the coding sequence GTGGAGGATATCAATTTAAATAAATATAGAGATGCTTTATCATCCAGTGACCTGATAAAGTATACAGGTCGCGTTTCGCAGGTTGTTGGGCTTACTATTGAGTCCCATGGACCTGCTGTTAATTTAGGGGAGCTTTGCAACATATATCCTCTAAAGGGTGATTTGCCTATAAAAGCTGAGGTAGTAGGCTTTAAGGAAAGTATAGTATGCTTGATGCCTCTGGGGAGCATGAATGGTGTAGGTCCGGGAAGCAAGGTTGAAGCGACAGGGAAGAATCTTTCAGTAGGTGTGTCCGAGGATATGCTTGGCAGAGTTTTCGACGGCTTGGGTGATGTTATTGATGGGAAGGGCTGCGTAAATAGCTGTGCTTTATATTCTGTAGAAAACGATCCTCCTAATGCACTTACAAGAAAGAAAATAAGCGAGATACTGCCTGTAGGTGTCAAAGCGATAGATGGACTTCTTACAATAGGTAAGGGACAGAGAATAGGAATATTTTCTGGCAGCGGCGTAGGCAAGAGCACACTGATGGGAATGATTGCAAGGAATACTAAAGCTGATGTAAATGTCATAGGACTTATTGGAGAGCGTGGCAGAGAAGTAAGAGAGTTTATAGAGAACGACCTTCAAGAGGAAGGACTTGCTCGTTCTGTTGTGATTGTAGCAACTTCAGACCAGCCTGCCTTGGTAAGATTAAAAGCTGCTCAGCTTGCTACTTCAATTGCAGAGTTTTTTAGGGATCAGGGAAAAGATGTAATGCTTCTGATGGATTCGCTTACACGTTTTGCAATGGCACAAAGAGAAGTTGGACTTGCTTTGGGAGAGCCTCCAGTTACAAGGGGCTATACTCCATCTGTATTTGCAGTCATGCCAAGACTCTTAGAAAGGTCAGGCACCTCTGACAAAGGTTCAATAACAGGAATGTACACAGTACTTGTAGACGGTGACGATATGAATGAACCTATTACTGATACAGTAAGAGGAATACTTGACGGACACATTGTTTTGTCAAGAAATTTAGCCAACCGGAATCATTACCCTGCAATAGAGGTGCTGTCAAGTGTAAGCAGAGTTATGCCGAATATAATTAATGGTGAACATAAAGGCTATGCAAATGAAATAAAGAATTTATTGTCAGTATATAAAGATGCTGAGGATTTGATAAACATAGGCGCCTATGTAAAAGGAAGCAACAAGGGCATTGACAGGGCAATAGACAAAATAGACCTTATTAACAGCTTCCTTGGGCAGGATGTTAAAGAAAAGGTGGAACTGGAAGAGGTATTGAACACTATGAAAAACATAGTGTCATAG
- the fliJ gene encoding flagellar export protein FliJ: protein MAVYRFRLQKLLDYKISMEEEKKNEMSLASKRLEIEKNRLLELKQKQNEMNNTFQEKTSQGMAVNELKLLANYIDYYKRSIKEQRTKIKMAEDYLSTCRNELIKATQEKKMMEKLKEIDYGKYLYSEQKKEEKLVDDLVSFKESNKS from the coding sequence ATGGCTGTATATAGATTCAGATTGCAAAAGCTGCTGGATTATAAAATAAGCATGGAAGAAGAGAAAAAGAATGAGATGAGCCTTGCTTCTAAAAGGCTGGAGATTGAAAAGAACAGGCTTTTGGAGCTTAAGCAGAAGCAAAATGAAATGAACAACACCTTTCAAGAAAAAACTTCTCAAGGAATGGCGGTAAATGAACTAAAGTTATTGGCAAATTATATCGATTATTATAAGAGAAGTATAAAAGAACAAAGAACTAAAATCAAAATGGCTGAAGATTATCTTTCAACTTGCAGAAATGAGCTTATTAAAGCAACTCAGGAAAAAAAGATGATGGAGAAGCTGAAAGAAATAGATTATGGAAAGTACTTGTACAGCGAACAGAAAAAAGAGGAAAAGCTGGTTGATGACCTGGTTTCCTTTAAAGAAAGCAACAAATCATAG
- a CDS encoding flagellar FlbD family protein, with the protein MIKVTRFSGIVYYLNCELIETIENTPDTVITLRDGKKLLVSETSEEIIEKIIEYKKRIFDLSSLINKENI; encoded by the coding sequence ATGATTAAGGTAACTAGGTTTAGCGGTATAGTGTATTACCTGAACTGCGAGCTAATTGAAACCATAGAAAATACTCCGGATACAGTTATTACTCTCAGAGATGGAAAAAAATTGTTGGTTTCTGAAACTTCAGAGGAAATAATTGAAAAAATTATCGAATATAAAAAGAGGATTTTTGACCTTTCATCTCTAATTAATAAGGAGAACATCTAA
- a CDS encoding flagellar hook-length control protein FliK translates to MAYNIDMATALKVSIPDNRSKTVDFPSNAAQMPNSFRDSMKEAVSSRSLDERKTDGDTALRKELVSKSEAKLKNLKKPEVKSKENEKPEEGNEKQIDTIVKTIEEMLSKLEELVKLQQPGEVPTEKQTALQDDIMKAIKELPAVQGSSKGIETAELQVKTPELTDVLKGMLEELKTNDSLMNKTLTSDFAQELEIIISETVAKIEASKTPTENNVSEPVQIKADNSTDKAAASLGAVSSEVDKAHAVQSEEKNNNSAAESKMVNDAEEKQNQQMKVEVPVADTKPVIKEAKPVAVEEEEVEVEVEEQVKTTIDSKVDKVTVEGKESKKQDTDTESSNGAEHQMPKTINAAHNKQGNAEMAAMKLDQAVVDNQVEIVQNQVTAPKSETVNKTDIINQIVKKAEVIFTDAKQEMRMQLEPENLGKLSLKLAVEKGLITAKFVAESYEVKQIIESNLNDLKDMLKEKGLEVQNFSVSVGQDNKEQNNDNAFHQWKETVKLNGRSMNKGSYEGYQTGEVAPARIVNPYSMHNGKFDHRA, encoded by the coding sequence GTGGCATATAATATCGATATGGCAACTGCACTTAAAGTAAGTATACCGGATAACCGCAGCAAGACAGTTGATTTTCCCAGCAATGCAGCACAAATGCCTAATAGCTTTAGGGACAGCATGAAGGAAGCAGTCAGCAGCAGGAGTCTGGATGAGAGAAAAACAGATGGAGATACTGCTCTCAGAAAGGAACTGGTCAGCAAATCAGAGGCAAAGCTGAAGAACTTGAAAAAGCCAGAGGTAAAGAGCAAAGAAAATGAAAAGCCAGAAGAAGGTAATGAAAAGCAGATTGACACAATAGTAAAGACGATAGAGGAAATGCTTTCAAAGCTGGAAGAACTGGTTAAATTGCAGCAACCTGGAGAAGTACCGACGGAAAAGCAAACAGCATTGCAAGACGACATCATGAAAGCTATAAAGGAGCTCCCAGCAGTACAGGGCAGTAGTAAAGGAATTGAAACAGCAGAGCTGCAAGTGAAAACCCCGGAACTTACAGATGTATTGAAAGGAATGCTGGAAGAGCTAAAGACTAATGACAGCTTGATGAACAAGACATTGACCTCGGACTTTGCGCAAGAACTTGAGATTATTATTTCAGAGACAGTGGCAAAGATTGAAGCTTCTAAAACACCAACGGAAAATAATGTATCAGAGCCGGTTCAGATTAAGGCAGACAACAGTACTGATAAAGCAGCAGCTAGTCTTGGTGCAGTAAGTAGTGAGGTTGATAAAGCTCATGCAGTGCAGAGCGAGGAGAAGAATAATAATTCTGCAGCTGAAAGCAAGATGGTAAATGATGCTGAGGAGAAACAGAATCAGCAAATGAAGGTAGAAGTGCCTGTTGCAGACACAAAGCCTGTCATTAAAGAAGCAAAGCCAGTAGCAGTAGAAGAAGAAGAAGTAGAAGTAGAAGTAGAAGAGCAAGTTAAGACAACCATAGACAGCAAAGTAGATAAGGTAACTGTTGAAGGCAAGGAAAGTAAAAAACAGGATACAGATACCGAAAGCAGCAATGGGGCTGAACATCAAATGCCAAAAACAATAAATGCAGCTCATAACAAACAGGGAAATGCAGAAATGGCTGCAATGAAGCTGGATCAAGCAGTAGTAGACAATCAGGTTGAAATAGTGCAGAATCAAGTGACAGCACCAAAATCAGAGACAGTAAATAAAACAGACATAATCAATCAGATTGTAAAAAAAGCAGAAGTAATATTTACTGATGCCAAGCAGGAAATGAGAATGCAGTTAGAACCTGAAAATCTTGGGAAGCTGTCGTTAAAGCTGGCAGTGGAAAAAGGCTTGATAACTGCAAAGTTTGTAGCTGAAAGCTATGAGGTAAAGCAAATCATAGAATCCAACCTTAATGACCTTAAGGACATGCTCAAGGAAAAAGGTTTGGAAGTGCAGAATTTCAGCGTTTCTGTCGGGCAGGACAACAAGGAACAGAACAACGACAATGCATTCCACCAGTGGAAAGAGACAGTAAAATTAAATGGCAGAAGTATGAATAAAGGAAGCTACGAAGGGTATCAGACAGGGGAAGTTGCACCTGCAAGGATAGTAAACCCATACAGCATGCATAATGGCAAGTTTGATCATAGAGCATAG
- a CDS encoding motility protein A, whose product MDFASVFGLIGGIIVIIVTILLSGDLSGYVDIPSIICTFGGTICMTFMAFPVKKLKEGFASLKHVFIYTEMDSENVIKSIIDLANVARKEGLLALEEAAQQLKDDFLQKGVLLIVDGTDPELVRNILETELSFIEERHKSNQGVFEYMAGIGPGFGMLGTLIGLINMLANLSDPSTVGPNMAVAIITTLYGSIIQNVFCNPVVNKLKLRSSQESLMKEVMLEGMLSIQAGENPRIIEEKLKAFMSPKMRSMLESAKEPKEGEE is encoded by the coding sequence TTGGATTTTGCTTCAGTTTTTGGATTAATTGGCGGAATTATAGTAATAATTGTAACTATTCTCTTGAGCGGAGACCTTTCGGGGTATGTGGATATACCGTCAATCATATGTACCTTCGGTGGTACAATATGCATGACTTTTATGGCTTTTCCCGTAAAGAAGCTTAAAGAGGGTTTCGCATCACTGAAGCATGTATTTATTTACACTGAAATGGATTCAGAAAATGTAATAAAATCCATTATAGACCTTGCTAACGTGGCAAGAAAAGAAGGTCTGCTCGCTCTGGAGGAAGCCGCTCAGCAGCTTAAAGATGACTTTCTGCAGAAGGGTGTACTTTTGATTGTTGATGGTACTGATCCTGAGCTTGTGAGGAACATCCTGGAGACAGAGTTGTCCTTTATTGAGGAAAGACATAAAAGCAACCAGGGTGTATTTGAGTATATGGCAGGTATAGGCCCTGGCTTTGGTATGCTGGGGACACTTATAGGACTCATAAACATGCTTGCGAACCTTTCTGACCCATCTACAGTTGGGCCTAATATGGCTGTTGCTATTATAACTACTCTATATGGTTCAATTATCCAAAATGTTTTCTGTAACCCTGTGGTAAATAAGCTAAAGCTCAGAAGCTCACAGGAATCTCTTATGAAAGAAGTAATGCTGGAAGGTATGTTGTCGATACAGGCCGGTGAAAATCCAAGGATAATTGAAGAAAAGCTAAAAGCCTTTATGTCACCTAAAATGAGAAGCATGCTTGAGTCAGCAAAGGAACCGAAAGAGGGAGAGGAATAA
- a CDS encoding flagellar hook protein FlgE, which yields MMRSMFSGVSGLRAHQLKMDTIGNNIANVNTVGYKSQRATFQEVFNQTIRGAGSAQEGKGGTNPQQVGLGISLSSIDTFHIRGAVQRTDNLTDLAVNGDGFFILSNSDDGMSRSYTRAGNFSLDETGNLVASNGYKVLGYMMDQTTNTLKSQLEGLKISKAEMVAAKATKDAGFEGNLDNQIARLSANPTFAAGAIVPPAGAKFWETTNTVYDSLGGKHTLKYTFFRGIDENGSTASADATDSDWGVTIYDQDEKKYYNGNDDPKATMNTTDVPTAYTENLFHLNFGVDGIMTAASENGGKVKLKVPTKNGSSPIDIDIDFSKLTQFANESNAAVTSTDGYPQGSLDTFSIGPTGEISGIFTNGMSKIIGQVALSVFKNPAGLEKTSENMYQVTPNSGDPITGVPGSSGLGSINSGTLEMSNVDISNEFAEMISTQRGFQANSRIITTSDEMLQELVNLKR from the coding sequence ATGATGAGATCAATGTTTTCCGGTGTATCCGGACTTAGAGCACATCAGCTCAAAATGGATACAATCGGTAACAACATAGCAAATGTAAACACAGTAGGTTATAAATCACAGAGAGCCACTTTTCAGGAAGTATTCAACCAGACTATAAGAGGTGCAGGTTCAGCGCAAGAAGGCAAGGGCGGAACCAATCCGCAGCAGGTAGGTCTTGGAATATCCCTTTCCTCTATTGATACCTTCCATATAAGGGGTGCGGTACAGAGGACAGACAATCTTACAGACCTTGCTGTAAACGGAGATGGCTTCTTTATACTTTCAAACTCAGATGATGGGATGAGCAGGAGTTATACAAGAGCGGGCAACTTCTCGCTTGATGAAACTGGCAATCTGGTTGCGTCAAATGGGTACAAGGTTCTCGGCTATATGATGGATCAAACTACGAATACCCTAAAAAGCCAGTTGGAAGGCCTCAAAATATCCAAAGCTGAGATGGTTGCTGCAAAAGCTACAAAAGATGCTGGCTTTGAAGGAAATCTGGATAACCAGATTGCAAGATTGTCAGCAAATCCTACTTTTGCAGCCGGTGCTATTGTACCTCCTGCGGGGGCAAAATTCTGGGAGACAACTAATACAGTATATGACTCTTTAGGAGGAAAGCATACACTCAAATACACCTTTTTTAGAGGTATAGATGAAAACGGATCCACTGCTTCAGCAGATGCTACGGATAGCGATTGGGGTGTAACCATATACGACCAGGATGAAAAGAAATATTATAACGGTAATGATGACCCAAAAGCCACTATGAACACAACAGATGTGCCAACCGCATATACGGAGAATTTATTCCATCTAAATTTTGGGGTAGACGGTATTATGACAGCAGCCAGTGAAAATGGCGGCAAGGTAAAACTTAAAGTACCTACCAAAAACGGCTCTAGTCCTATAGATATTGATATTGACTTCTCAAAGCTGACCCAATTTGCTAACGAATCCAATGCTGCAGTAACAAGCACCGATGGATACCCACAGGGCTCACTGGATACCTTTAGCATTGGACCAACCGGTGAAATAAGCGGTATTTTCACAAATGGCATGAGCAAGATAATAGGACAGGTTGCATTGTCAGTATTCAAGAATCCAGCAGGTTTGGAGAAGACATCGGAGAACATGTACCAGGTAACACCGAACTCAGGAGATCCAATAACAGGTGTTCCGGGTTCCAGTGGACTTGGATCAATTAACTCAGGCACATTAGAAATGTCGAATGTTGATATATCGAATGAATTTGCCGAAATGATAAGTACACAGAGAGGCTTCCAGGCAAACTCAAGAATAATAACAACCTCGGACGAGATGCTTCAGGAGCTGGTAAACCTTAAGAGATAA
- the fliG gene encoding flagellar motor switch protein FliG, producing MARGFKGELNGRQKSAILLITLGPEKSAAIFKHLKEEDIEQLTLEIANMRTVSPEEKEEVLNEFYQICVAQEYISEGGISYAKDILERALGGQKALDVINRLTASLQVRPFDFVRKADPAQILNFIQGEHPQTIALILAYLKPQQAAAIISSLPQDKQADVARRVAIMDRTSPEVIKEIERVLERKLSSMVTQDYTIAGGITAVVDILNSVDRGTEKFIMETLEVQDTDLAEQIRKRMFVFDDIVTLDNRSIQRVTREVENGDWALALKNAGEEVRKAIFSNMSKRLAEMIKEDMDYMGPVRLRDVEEAQQKIVNVIRKLEDAGEIVISRGGGDEIIV from the coding sequence ATGGCAAGAGGATTTAAAGGCGAACTTAATGGCAGGCAAAAGTCAGCAATACTTCTGATAACCCTTGGACCGGAAAAGTCTGCAGCTATTTTCAAACATTTAAAGGAAGAAGACATTGAGCAGCTTACTCTGGAAATTGCGAATATGAGAACTGTATCACCAGAGGAAAAGGAAGAGGTTTTAAACGAATTCTATCAAATTTGTGTGGCTCAGGAATATATATCTGAGGGTGGTATATCCTATGCGAAGGATATATTGGAAAGAGCTCTCGGTGGGCAGAAAGCTTTGGATGTTATTAACAGGCTTACTGCTTCACTGCAGGTAAGACCTTTTGATTTTGTAAGAAAAGCTGACCCGGCACAGATTTTGAACTTTATACAAGGCGAGCATCCCCAGACAATTGCACTTATTCTGGCATACCTCAAGCCTCAGCAGGCAGCTGCAATAATATCCTCGTTACCGCAGGACAAGCAGGCAGATGTTGCAAGAAGAGTTGCTATAATGGACAGGACTTCCCCGGAGGTAATCAAGGAGATAGAAAGAGTTCTGGAGAGAAAGCTTTCATCAATGGTTACACAGGACTATACTATTGCAGGTGGTATAACTGCAGTTGTAGACATACTTAACTCAGTAGACAGAGGTACAGAAAAATTCATCATGGAAACTCTTGAAGTACAGGACACTGACCTGGCAGAACAGATAAGAAAAAGAATGTTTGTATTCGACGATATTGTTACACTTGACAATAGGTCTATACAGAGAGTTACAAGAGAGGTTGAAAACGGGGATTGGGCTCTGGCGCTCAAGAATGCCGGGGAAGAAGTCAGAAAAGCAATATTCAGCAATATGTCAAAACGTCTTGCTGAGATGATAAAGGAAGATATGGACTATATGGGTCCTGTAAGGCTTAGAGACGTAGAAGAAGCACAACAGAAGATAGTAAATGTTATCAGGAAGTTGGAGGATGCAGGAGAAATTGTAATCTCCAGAGGTGGAGGAGATGAGATAATTGTCTAA
- the fliE gene encoding flagellar hook-basal body complex protein FliE has product MNGTAKSEGTSFADFLNNAVSEVNKLQLDSEQLNEAFAMGKTDNIHQVMIAGEKAEMALQFTMQIRNKILDAYQEIMRMPI; this is encoded by the coding sequence ATGAACGGCACAGCCAAGAGCGAGGGTACTTCTTTTGCGGACTTCTTGAACAACGCTGTTTCTGAGGTAAATAAGCTTCAGCTTGATTCCGAACAGTTGAATGAAGCTTTTGCAATGGGCAAGACTGACAACATTCATCAGGTAATGATAGCGGGTGAAAAGGCTGAGATGGCGTTACAGTTTACAATGCAAATCAGGAATAAAATCCTTGATGCATATCAGGAAATAATGAGAATGCCTATTTAG
- the fliF gene encoding flagellar basal-body MS-ring/collar protein FliF produces MGEFLNKFKSGFNEFWSGLEKGQRTRIIIAAVLSVVLIASFVVYASRPQMEILYSNLSQADAGQIYSKLKEMSVNSKISGTTIYVPKDEVDELRAQLAVEGLLGEDSTYPEETQATFYETSQDKNQRYLAAKQNKLRKGLKAIKGVEYVDVNLYIPEEQTFIIDQSSNEATASLIIKMKSGYPALDRNQVNGIMQYVAKSVKGLQPDKVSIIDENGRSLVPEVGTQNAMISSQMEMQNAVKAELEKSITKFLEAPFGMNNVKVTAAVKLDFNSVTQDKTTYTAPDAEKNAGIVRNMQDIKKDWVDAGQGGVPGTDANTDINQYAEVDASKAQYSEASNVVNYEINEIKEKIVKEMGNIQSLSVSVLINENGLKEDALADPEQLTAKIKDLVKFSVQGFNAEASTPDNSINVALMKFDTSLEDGIKSAQAEEAKMRSRELLIMVGTGVGAVLVFGAVMFLMLRKRQGSDEAVEYVTDSATGRMVPVNMMTGEPVAEIDIEDKNEVKKKIERFVGLKPETVAQLLKTWINED; encoded by the coding sequence ATGGGCGAATTTCTGAATAAGTTCAAAAGTGGTTTCAATGAGTTCTGGAGCGGCCTGGAAAAAGGCCAGAGAACAAGAATAATAATTGCCGCCGTACTGTCTGTGGTATTGATTGCAAGCTTTGTAGTCTATGCGAGCCGTCCACAAATGGAGATATTATACTCCAACCTTAGCCAGGCTGATGCGGGACAGATTTATTCCAAACTCAAGGAGATGAGTGTCAATTCGAAAATAAGCGGGACTACAATATATGTACCAAAAGACGAGGTTGATGAGCTGAGAGCCCAATTGGCAGTTGAAGGACTTTTAGGTGAGGATTCCACATATCCTGAAGAAACCCAAGCCACCTTTTATGAGACCAGTCAGGATAAGAACCAACGATACCTTGCAGCGAAGCAGAACAAGCTAAGGAAGGGCTTAAAAGCAATTAAAGGCGTTGAGTATGTAGATGTAAATTTATATATTCCGGAGGAGCAGACCTTTATAATTGACCAGAGCAGCAATGAGGCTACAGCTTCTTTAATAATAAAAATGAAGTCTGGATATCCGGCACTTGACAGGAATCAAGTCAATGGTATTATGCAGTATGTTGCAAAGAGCGTCAAAGGCTTGCAGCCTGATAAGGTTTCTATAATTGATGAAAATGGAAGGTCTCTTGTTCCAGAGGTTGGAACTCAAAATGCAATGATATCATCGCAAATGGAAATGCAAAATGCAGTGAAAGCGGAACTGGAGAAAAGTATCACTAAATTTCTGGAAGCTCCCTTTGGAATGAATAATGTAAAGGTAACTGCAGCAGTAAAGCTTGATTTCAATAGCGTCACACAGGACAAGACCACCTATACCGCTCCTGATGCTGAAAAAAATGCAGGTATAGTCAGGAACATGCAGGATATAAAAAAGGATTGGGTGGATGCAGGACAAGGCGGTGTGCCAGGTACTGATGCAAATACCGATATTAATCAGTACGCAGAGGTGGATGCTTCAAAAGCTCAATACAGCGAAGCCAGTAATGTGGTTAATTACGAAATAAATGAAATAAAAGAAAAGATTGTAAAGGAAATGGGGAATATCCAATCACTATCAGTATCTGTGCTAATTAATGAAAACGGACTCAAAGAGGATGCACTGGCAGATCCAGAACAGCTAACGGCAAAGATAAAGGATTTGGTTAAGTTTTCGGTACAAGGCTTTAATGCAGAAGCTTCTACACCGGATAATAGCATAAATGTTGCACTTATGAAGTTTGATACTTCACTGGAGGATGGTATAAAGAGCGCTCAGGCTGAAGAAGCAAAGATGAGGTCAAGAGAGCTTCTTATAATGGTTGGAACAGGAGTCGGCGCTGTACTTGTTTTTGGAGCTGTTATGTTCCTTATGTTGAGAAAGAGACAGGGAAGCGATGAGGCAGTTGAATACGTGACAGACAGTGCTACCGGTAGAATGGTGCCGGTAAATATGATGACAGGAGAGCCGGTTGCGGAAATTGATATTGAGGATAAAAATGAAGTAAAGAAGAAGATAGAAAGATTCGTAGGATTAAAACCGGAAACAGTTGCTCAGCTCTTAAAAACTTGGATAAACGAGGATTAG